GTGGTCATTTGAGCTGCTCATCTTACTATCTGGACTATTGCCGAATCCCCAACTTGAAACTTCAGTACTATCTATATGGTATGTTCAGAATCTCGTTCTATGTTACTTAGACTCTCCAAAATGTTGCCTCGCCCGTGTTCAATCCTCCAAAAATACACTGCTTTTGGAGGATCTGACACACATCCgacaatatttttgaaaagtccTAGCAAACATAGATCTCGCTCGTTAATGATTGATTCAATTAGTCATATTATCTATAAGGTCTAAAATTGCTAATTTCTTGTGACATTCCATGGTGCAGCCTGAATACTATTTCTACGCTTTATGCAATTCCATTTGGTCTCTCTGGCGCTGTAAGGTATGTTTGAATATCTAATAGAACCTTCCGTTTCCACgtagttttttttcttgaaatatgtGGTTATTGAACTCCTGTTTACTTTCAGCACTCGAGTTTCTAATCAATTAGGAGCTGGAAATCCTCTAGGAGCTCGTGTATCTGTGATTTCTGTAATGCTCCTTGCAGCCACAGAGACGATACTAGTTAGCGCAGCTGTATTTGCTAGTCGGAACGTATTTGGCTACATTTTCAGCAACGAGAAGGAAGTCGTGGACTATGTAGCAAAGATGGCTCCTCTTCTATGTCTATCAGTCATTACTGACAGTCTTCAAGGAACCCTTTCAGGTTAGACTTTCTTTACATCAAGTTACTACAAGAATATGTAACTACTACTAGTGGTGAACCACGTTTTCAACCGAGCCTCCTTTTGCCGGTAAACTATACTCCCTGTGTCCCAATTTGTGTGGTATTTTTTGTTTTACGAGATTCGGTTTGACTCATCTTTGAAGCTAACATTAAATTAGATCAactcttaaaattaaaatttggatATTCAAAGACTATACTAAAGTACTATAAGTGCAATTCCTCTCATgtcaatatgattaaaaaataccCTTTAAAGTAATCATCAAAGTTAACGTAGTTTGAATCTTGAAAAAACGAAAAATATCTCATAAATTGGACACAGTAAGATACTACAAGAAAAGGTAACAGACACATTTACCAAAGGAGGGTCAACTGAGTATCCTTTGCCAGAAAATTATACTAACATATAGAGGTTAAGACTCTTTCACGCCAATTTACTACAACAAATACCTTTGGCGAAGCCTCATTTACTTGGGGGGTTCATCTGAATCCTTTACTGGAAAATTGTACTATGTATATTGGTGAATTCTTTTCTAACATGCGTATATATAAATTGTTGACTCTGCCACTGACAGATATATGACAAGAACGAACGTATGACTAATTGTGGCATTATGCACATTGTAGGTGTCGCGAGGGGATGTGGTTGGCAGCATATCGGAGCCTATGTGAATCTTGCTTCATTTTACCTTTGTGGCATTCCTATCGCTGCTTCATTAGCGTTTTGGCTCAACTTTCGAGGAAAAGGCCTGTGGATGGGCATACTTTCTGGTGCAGCTCTGCAAACTATTCTACTTTCTGTGATAACATGCTGCACAAACTGGGAAAAACAAGCTGCAATGGCAAGGGAGAGGCTTCATGCTGATGAAAAATCATCAGTAGATAACGTACTATCgtaaaaaaatgcagaaaattctCTTCGAAATACTCGAGTAATGTTAATTGGTTTATTGAGGCATCTTTGCTCCGTGAAACCTGAATAACAAGAGGCCAAGTGTCATTTCCGAGTTGTTAGCGGAGCCACGACAACCATTGAGATGACCTCGAGATATGTGCTACACTTATTGTTGAGGTCGAGGATTACAATAAAAGGTTAGTAGGTAGTTGAGGGTTATTGTACTTCTAGTTGTACGCTTTAGGTACCATATATGTGCTACACGTATTGTTGAGGTCGACGATCACAGTAAAAGGTTAGTAGATATCGAAGGTTATTGTACTTCTAGTTGTACGATTTAGGTACTATGTATTTCTTGTTTCcaatttgtattaatatatgttgctacatttgTTTTGAGCGTTGCTATTTTGTTATCTcgtttttatttcttctatcCTGCGTTAGTTCGATTTCATTTGAGCTTGGGATTCTATCGGAAATAATCTCTATGTCGTTCAAAGGTTCGTGTACAAAAATACATTCctattgatgaattttgtgAACAATTATAATGATGTCAAGTGATATTAGTCTGATCTCGTTTCAAATTAATAGTTACTTTAACTCAAAAGTTATCCTAAAACAATTATTTCTTTGAGAAACTCAAGACTAAATTAAAGTTGACAACTATTTTCAATAAAACTTTCTGAAGTATCGTAAATGATATGTAATATTTTTCGTCATATTTTTGAAACATTGGTGATTCTATCATCCAAAAATAGGagcatatatatttttcactctAACGAAAACCAAATAAGAACACGTAGTGTAATCCTACGGAGGGATCCGatttaactaattatttaaacccaaaatttaaaaaaccacCCATATCCGCCCCATCCATTTCAGATtcatttcagaaaaaaaaaaaaggaaaatgacaaatatacccTTGAACTATCGCAAATTATCGTCTTTGGGACATTGGTGCCCCTTCCGTTCAAAATTTATAGCATATATATCCTTTATACTAACGGACATATatgtgtcataatcttatccaccaatcaacatttattaaatattggaTCGACAGATAAGATTGTGTCACGTGTCCCTATTTAGTTTTTCGTGAGAATGAAGgacatatatgctctagtttttggatgACAAGAGCACCAATGTCGAAAGTATGATGGAGGATATGTGTCTGccatttacgatagtttgaGTGTAAACCCGTCTCTTTTCCCAAAATAAAACTAGGCTTCCTATAGAAACTAACAAAAACGACGCCGTTTATATGTTGTACTTCAAAAACCCCAACCCTCTTCATCTTCTCCACTATTCTGTCTGTCAAAAGAGTGAAGGGTTttagaaagagagaaaataatGGGAAAAGCAGCGAAGGAGCAATTGAATAGAGCTCTGAGTGAGCATCTAAACACCATTTATGAAACTCTTGaggtttagtattttttttaattttttttttttaggttttaattattatttttgcagttttctattatatttgtatgatttgatttatgaaaattgagtttttcttttgtttttgcaGGCATTGTGTCAAACACCATCTTCATCTCTTGAAAAAGTCAGCTGGAAAGAGGTTATTCAGATGGGTGAACAGCTTTATAAACAAGCCACTATGggtcaatttcttttttctcttatgTAGTTTTACTTTTCAAAAGTTCCAATTTTTATACCCCTTTGCCCCaaatttatttgtcatgttttaTTCGGGAGTTAACTCGACTGATATTTGAAGCTAAATTGGATTAGATTAACTTGATTTCTTACAATTAGATGTTGCAACTTTTCTCGtgttaattttgatgaaaaa
This DNA window, taken from Solanum lycopersicum chromosome 5, SLM_r2.1, encodes the following:
- the LOC101263312 gene encoding protein DETOXIFICATION 12 isoform X3; this translates as MGTALETLCGQAFGAKQYQRLGTQTYTAILSLFIVCIPIAVLWLYVGKLLTFIGQDPQISHEAGKFIKWMIPALFAYANLQPLIRYFLMQSMIVPMLISSCITICFHIPLSWVLVFSSGLGNIGAAVAFGLSMWLNVIILASYMKLSPACAKTRAPVSWEVVNGMREFFQFAIPSAVMICLEWWSFELLILLSGLLPNPQLETSVLSICLNTISTLYAIPFGLSGAVSTRVSNQLGAGNPLGARVSVISVMLLAATETILVSAAVFASRNVFGYIFSNEKEVVDYVAKMAPLLCLSVITDSLQGTLSGVARGCGWQHIGAYVNLASFYLCGIPIAASLAFWLNFRGKGLWMGILSGAALQTILLSVITCCTNWEKQAAMARERLHADEKSSVDNVLS